A stretch of the Aegilops tauschii subsp. strangulata cultivar AL8/78 chromosome 4, Aet v6.0, whole genome shotgun sequence genome encodes the following:
- the LOC109772846 gene encoding putative polyol transporter 1, whose protein sequence is MSTDADAVPVAVAPAKRPPINKYAFACALLASMNSVLLGYDISVMSGAQLFMKEDLKITDTQIEILAGIISIYSLLGSLMAGLTSDWLGRRYTMVLAAAIFFTGALLMGLAPNYAFLMAGRFVAGIGVGYALMIAPVYTAEVAPTSSRGFLTTFPEVFNNFGILLGYVSNFAFARLPVHLSWRAMFLVGAVPPVFLGFAVLAMPESPRWLVMRGRIEDARRVLLRTSDSPEEAEERLLDIKKVVGIPADATDADDVVAIVRANEAARGQGVWKELLINPSRPVRRMLVAGLGLMFIQQATGVDCVVMYSPRVFEKAGMKNRTNSLGASMAVGACKTFFIPIATLLLDRVGRRPLLLASGGGMAIFLFTLATSLLMLDRRPESEAKALGAVSIVAMLSFVASFASGLGPVAWVYCSEIYPLRLRAQAAAIGTGLNRLMGGATTMSFLSLSEAITIAGSFYLYACVAAAGWVFMYFFLPETMGQSLEDTGKLFGKDMDDDDTDHDGAVVHHERKRSTELITQQ, encoded by the exons ATGAGCACGGACGCGGACGCCGTGCCGGTGGCCGTGGCGCCGGCGAAGCGCCCTCCCATCAACAAGTACGCCTTCGCCTGCGCCCTCCTCGCCTCCATGAACTCCGTCCTCCTCGGATACG ACATCTCGGTGATGAGCGGCGCGCAGCTGTTCATGAAGGAGGACCTGAAGATCACGGACACACAGATCGAGATCCTGGCCGGCATCATCAGCATCTACTCGCTGCTGGGCTCGCTCATGGCGGGGCTCACGTCCGACTGGCTGGGCCGGCGCTACACCATGGTGCTGGCGGCCGCCATCTTCTTCACGGGCGCCCTCCTCATGGGCCTCGCCCCCAACTACGCCTTCCTCATGGCCGGCCGCTTCGTCGCCGGCATCGGCGTCGGCTACGCGCTCATGATCGCGCCCGTCTACACGGCCGAGGTGGCGCCCACCTCCTCCCGCGGCTTCCTCACCACCTTCCCGGAGGTGTTCAACAACTTCGGCATCCTCCTGGGCTACGTCTCCAACTTCGCCTTCGCGCGCCTCCCCGTGCACCTCAGCTGGCGCGCCATGTTCCTCGTCGGCGCCGTGCCGCCGGTGTTCCTCGGCTTCGCCGTCCTCGCCATGCCGGAGTCACCCCGGTGGCTGGTCATGCGGGGCCGGATCGAGGACGCGCGGCGTGTCCTGCTGAGGACCTCCGATTCGCCCGAGGAGGCCGAGGAACGGCTCCTCGACATCAAGAAGGTCGTCGGCATCCCCGCGGACGCCACGGACGCCGATGATGTCGTCGCCATCGTGCGCGCGAACGAGGCCGCGCGCGGGCAGGGGGTGTGGAAGGAGCTGCTGATCAACCCGAGCCGGCCCGTGCGCCGCATGCTCGTGGCCGGCCtcgggctcatgttcatccagcaGGCCACGGGCGTGGACTGCGTGGTGATGTACAGCCCGCGGGTGTTCGAGAAGGCAGGGATGAAGAACAGGACCAACTCGCTGGGGGCGTCCATGGCGGTGGGCGCGTGCAAGACCTTCTTCATCCCGATCGCGACGCTCCTCCTCGACCGGGTCGGCCGGAGGCCGCTGCTGCTGGCCAGCGGCGGCGGGATGGCCATCTTCCTGTTCACGCTCGCCACGTCCCTGCTCATGCTCGACCGGCGGCCGGAGTCGGAGGCGAAGGCGCTGGGCGCGGTGAGCATCGTGGCGATGCTGTCGTTCGTGGCGTCGTTCGCGTCGGGGCTGGGCCCCGTGGCCTGGGTGTACTGCTCGGAGATCTACCCGCTGCGGCTGCGCGCGCAGGCCGCCGCCATCGGCACGGGCCTGAACCGGCTCATGGGCGGGGCCACCACCATGTCCTTCCTGTCGCTCAGCGAGGCCATCACCATCGCCGGGAGCTTCTACCTGTACGCCTGCGTGGCGGCCGCCGGGTGGGTGTTCATGTACTTCTTCCTGCCGGAGACGATGGGCCAGAGCCTGGAGGACACCGGGAAGCTCTTCGGCAAGGACATGGACGACGACGACACCGACCACGACGGCGCCGTCGTGCACCACGAGCGCAAGAGGTCCACCGAGCTGATCACTCAGCAGTAA